From Kitasatospora sp. MAP12-44:
CTGGCCGCGACCTCCAACACCCTGCCGGAGAAGCTGGGCGAGGGCCGGTTCGCCGCCACCGACTTCCTGCGCGAGATCCAGGGCCTCTCGGCGCACTTCCACCCGCTGCGGATCGACGGCCAGGACTACCGCCACCGCGGCCTGCCGGATGCCCCGCCGCCCTACAGCGACCAGGCCGTCGAGACGGCCGCGGCGCGCACCCCCGGTGCCTCGTTCGACGACTTCGGCGACCTGCTGGCGCACCTCCCGGTGGTTCACCCAAGCCGCTACGGCGCGCTGCTCGACGACGTGCACGCGGTCTTCCTGCGCGGCGTCCAGCCGGTCACCGACCAGTCGACGGCGCTGCGCCTGGTCGTGCTGGCGGACCGGATGTACGACCGCGAGCTGCCGATCACCGCCTCCGGGATCCCCTTCGACCAGGTCTTCTCCGAGGAGATGCTGCGCGGCGGCTACCGCAAGAAGTACCTGCGGGCGATCTCCCGGCTGGTCGCGCTGGCCCGGGACTCCGCGAAGACCGGTTGATTGTCAGTGCCGGGTCGTACGGTTGATCCGTGCGACCCATCACGAGCATTGAGCGGACCGTGGCGCCCTTCGAGGTCGTCAGCCCCTACCAGCCCAACGGCGACCAGCCCGCGGCCATCGCCGAGCTGGAGCGCCGGATCCGCGCGGGCGAGCAGGACGTCGTCCTGCTCGGCGCCACCGGCACCGGCAAGTCGGCGACCACCGCCTGGATGATCGAGAAGCTCCAGCGGCCCACCCTGGTGATGGCGCCGAACAAGACGCTGGCCGCCCAGCTGGCCAACGAGTTCCGCGAGCTGCTCCCCAACAACGCCGTCGAGTACTTCGTCTCGTACTACGACTACTACCAGCCCGAGGCCTACGTCCCGCAGACGGACACCTACATCGAGAAGGACTCCTCGATCAACGAGGAGGTCGAGCGGCTGCGCCACTCCGCCACCAACTCGCTGCTCACCCGCCGCGACGTGATCGTGGTCGCCTCGGTCTCCTGCATCTACGGCCTCGGCACCCCGCAGGAGTACGTGGACCGGATGGTCCCGCTCAAGGTCGGCGAGGAGATCGACCGGGACGCGCTGCTGCGCCGCTTCGTCGACATCCAGTACACCCGCAACGACGTCGCCTTCACCCGCGGCACCTTCCGGGTCCGCGGCGACACCGTCGAGATCTTCCCGGTCTACGAGGAACTCGCGGTCCGGATCGAGATGTTCGGCGACGAGATCGAGGCGCTCTACACCCTGCACCCGCTCACCGGCGAGATCATCAGCCAGGACGACTCGATCTACGTCTTCCCCGCCTCGCACTACATCGCCGGCCCCGAGCGGATGGAGCGGGCGATCACCGACATCGAGGCGGAGCTGACCGAGACGCTGGCCCGGATGGAGAAGCAGGGCAAGCTGCTGGAGGCCCAGCGGCTGCGGATGCGCACCACCTACGACATCGAGATGCTGCGCCAGATCGGCACCTGCTCCGGCATCGAGAACTACTCGATGCACTTCGACGGCCGCGCGCCCGGCACCGCCCCCAACACGCTGATCGACTACTTCCCGGAGGACTTCCTCCTGGTCATCGACGAGTCGCATGTGACGGTCCCGCAGATCGGCGCGATGTACGAGGGTGACGCCTCGCGCAAGCGCACCCTGGTCGAGCACGGCTTCCGGCTGCCCTCGGCGATGGACAACCGCCCGCTGAAGTGGGAGGAGTTCCTGGAGCGGATCGGCCAGACCGTCTACCTCTCCGCGACCCCCGGCAAGTACGAACTCTCGCGCGGCGATGGCGCGGTGGA
This genomic window contains:
- the uvrB gene encoding excinuclease ABC subunit UvrB — protein: MRPITSIERTVAPFEVVSPYQPNGDQPAAIAELERRIRAGEQDVVLLGATGTGKSATTAWMIEKLQRPTLVMAPNKTLAAQLANEFRELLPNNAVEYFVSYYDYYQPEAYVPQTDTYIEKDSSINEEVERLRHSATNSLLTRRDVIVVASVSCIYGLGTPQEYVDRMVPLKVGEEIDRDALLRRFVDIQYTRNDVAFTRGTFRVRGDTVEIFPVYEELAVRIEMFGDEIEALYTLHPLTGEIISQDDSIYVFPASHYIAGPERMERAITDIEAELTETLARMEKQGKLLEAQRLRMRTTYDIEMLRQIGTCSGIENYSMHFDGRAPGTAPNTLIDYFPEDFLLVIDESHVTVPQIGAMYEGDASRKRTLVEHGFRLPSAMDNRPLKWEEFLERIGQTVYLSATPGKYELSRGDGAVEQIIRPTGLIDPEVIVKPTEGQIDDLVHEVRTRIEKDERVLVTTLTKKMAEDLTDYMLGLDIRVRYLHSDVDTLRRVELLRELRAGKYDVLVGINLLREGLDLPEVSLVAILDADKEGFLRSGTSLIQTIGRAARNVSGQVHMYADRITPAMEKAIEETNRRREVQRAYNTKHGIDPQPLRKKIGDILDTLSREEIDTEELLSTGYRDSGKGRAPVPALGASRKPAKSLPAAELADLIQQMTERMHSAATSLQFEVAARLRDEVSELKKELRQMREAGIA